DNA sequence from the Streptomyces canus genome:
GATCACGACGGGCTGGATCCGCGGCGGCTCCGGTACGTACGACTTCCTCACCGTCACCGCGGGCGGCACCGACACCCCGGACGACCTACCGAGCTCGCTCAACACCATCGAGCGGTACGACACCTCCGACTTCACGGCGCGCACCATCACCCTCAGCAACACGGGCGCGACCATGAAGATCAACGGCTCTGCCGGGCTCACCACGGCCGGCATGACCATGATCAGCACCACGCTGGGCGCGAAGGAGATATGGACGGTCACCAACGCCAGCCAGCTGGAGCACTCGTTCCATCTGCACGACGTCCCCTACCAGCTCGTCTCGATCAACGGTAAGGAGCCGACCGGCGTCGACCTCGGCTGGTACGACACGTTCGAGGTCGTCGGCGGCGGCGAGATCGTGATCGCGATGGAGTTCACCGACTTCGCCGACGACACGTACATGTACATGCTCCACTGCCATCTGCTCCAGCACGAGGACGAGGGGATGATGGCCTCCCTCATGGTCACGGAGAGCTGACCGGAACGGACGGTCTCTCCACAGCCACAGCCACAGCCACAGCCACAGCCACAGCCACAGCCACAGCCACAGCCACAGAAAGGATGTCCTGCTGCGGCGGCGCTACGTCAGTCCCGCCGCGCGGGCCCGTTCCACCGCCGGGCCGATGGCCTTCGCGACCGCCTCGATGTCCGCCTCGGTGGAGGTGTGGCCGAGGGAGAAGCGGAGGGTGCCGCGGGCCAGGTCGGGCTCGGTGCCGGTGGCCAGCAGGACGTGGCTGGGCTGGGCCACGCCCGCGGTGCAGGCGGAGCCGGTGGAGCACTCGATGCCCTGGGCGTCCAGGAGCAGCAGCAGGGAGTCGCCCTCGCAGCCGGGGAAGGTGAAGTGGGCGTTGGCCGGGAGACGACCCCCGGGCGCCGGGTCGCCGCCGAGGATCGCGTCCGGGACCGCCGTACGCACCGCCTCGACCAGGGCGTCGCGCAGGGCGCCGATCTCGAGCTCGAACCACTCGCGCTGTTCGGCGGCGAGGCGGCCGGCCACCGCGAAGGAGGCGATGGCGGGGACGTCGAGGGTGCCGGAGCGGACGTGGCGCTCCTGGCCGCCGCCGTGCAGGACGGGGACGGGGGTCCACTCGCGGCCGAGGACCAGGGCCCCGATGCCGTACGGGCCGCCGATCTTGTGACCGGAGACCGTCATCGCGGCGAGGCCGGAGGCGGCGAAGTCGACGGGGACCTGGCCGAAGGCCTGGACGGCGTCGGCGTGCAGCGGGACACCGAACTCCGCGGTGACGTCGGCGAGTTCACGGACCGGCAGGACCGTGCCGATCTCGTTGTTGGCCCACATGACCGTGGCCAGGGCGACGTCGTCGGGGTCGCGGGCGATCGCCGCGCGCAGGGCGTCGGGGTGGACCCGGCCGTACGTGTCGACGGGGAGGTACTCGACGGTGGCGCCCTCGTGTTCGCCGAGCCAGTGGACGGCGTCGAGGACGGCGTGGTGTTCGACGGGGCTCGCGAGCACCCGCGTCCTTGCGGGGTCCGCGTCGCGCCGGGACCAGTACAGGCCCTTCACGGCGAGGTTGTCGGCCTCCGTGCCGCCGGAGGTGAAGACGATCTCGCTGGGCCGGGCGCCGAGCGCCTCCGCGAGGGTCTCGCGGGATTCCTCGACCGTGCGGCGGGCCTTGCGGCCGGATGCGTGGAGGGAAGAGGCGTTGCCGGTGGCGCCGAGATGCGCGGTGAGTGCCTCGACCGCCTCGGGGAGCATCGGGGTGGTCGCGGCGTGGTCGAGGTATGCCATGGTGACGCCGATTCTACGGGTCGCGGGTGAGCACCCTCAGGCCAGGACCAGCCGCTGCCGAAGGCCTCAGAGGTTCCAGGACACCGTGCTGTCGAACTGCATGAACGCCACCAGGACCAGCAGGTCGGCCACGCCGAGGCCGAGGCCCAGGTAGGCACGGCCGCGGCGGGCGGTGCCGCGCCACAGGGCCACCGAGGCCAGGACGATGGCGATGGGGCCGAGGAAGACATTGAGGACGAGGAGGCCGAGGAGGCCGAGGACGAAGGACGCCACGGCCATGCCGTCGGCATCGCGGGCGCCGGTGCGGGAGGTGGCCTGCGCGGTGAGCTGCATGGTGATCAGTGCTCCTGGGGACGGTGGGGCGGGGGTCAGTGGGCCGAGGTGCGGCGGCGGGCGTGGCGCTCGCGGAGCGCGAAGATGCCCAGCCAGGCGGCGATCACGACGGCGGTGACGGCGGTGAAGGTGAGCGGTGCGTGGGCGACGGTGCCCAGGACCACGCCGAGCAGCATGAGTGCGGCGACGAGGAACAGCATGGGACGGATCCCCCTCCGAGATGACTGTCGTTACGTTTGGGTGAACAGTTGTAGTTACAGTTGTTCACTGACTCCAGAGTCTAGCGTGTCACACGGCTTTCCAATTACGGAGAACAGTTGTTAACTGGATGACATGAGTCACACCCTCGGCATCCGGCAGGCACAGAAGCAGAAGACCCGACAGGCACTCCTGGACGCGGCGTTGGCCCTGCTGGAGGAGCAGAGCCTGAGCAGCCTCGGCCTGCGCGAGGTCACGCGTGCCGTCGGCGTCGCCCCGACCGCCTTCTACCGGCACTTCCGCTCCATCGCGGATCTCGGCGCGGCCCTGGTCGAGGAGGCGCTGGGCAGCCTGCACCCGATGATCCGGACGACGGTGTCCGCGTCCGACGACCACGCCCAACGCATCAAGCGTGCCATCGAGTTGATCGCCGGTCATGTGGACGCGTACCCCGCACATGTCCGTTTTATCGCCCGGGAGCGACATGGCGGTGTCCAGCCGGTCCGGGAGGCCATCCGGGACCAACTCGCCCGGTTCGGGCAGGAGGTGAAGGAAGAGCTGGCCAAGGACCCGGTGTCCGAAGGCTGGAGCGAGGACGACCTGCTCATGCTGGCCAACCTGTACGTCGACCAGATGCTGATCACGGCCTCACTGTTCCTGGAGGCCCTGGAGGCGTCCCCGGAGGAGCGGGAGCGCGTCTGCCAGGTGGCGGAGCATCAGATGCGCCTGATCAGCATCGGCCGCGAACACTGGCTGGACTAGGACCTGTCCACCGGCACCCCGCCCGGGCAACGCACAGGGGCGGCACCCCCGTTCGCCGGGAGCACCGCCCCTGTCGTACGACGTCGGTGTCAGCTCTTCGTCGCCGCCGCACTCGGCGCGCCGCTGGGCGCACCGCTCGGGGCCGCGCCGCCACCGGGGCCGCCGCAGCCGCCCATGCCGCCGGGGCCGCGCTGACCGCCCTGACCGCCGCCGGGACCGCCGCTCGGCATCCCGGAGGGGATGCCGCTGGGCGCGCCCGACGGCCGTGCGGTGGCGTTGCGGGTCGGGGCGCCCGAGGGGGCACCGCTCGGCATTCCGGACGCGTTGCCGGTGGGCGCCTGACAGTTCTGCTGCCCGCCCGAGTTGCCGCTCTTCGAGGTCGACGACGAGTCGCCCGAGCCACAGGCCACCAGGGCGAGGGGCGAGAGCGCCAACAGGGCCACGGCGGGGAGAAGACGCACACGCTTCATGAGAGACAGCTCCAGGGAGAATGAGGAAGTCCTGAGGTCGGGAACTCTCGCAACGGCCCCTGAGGCTTCGTTGAGTCCGGCCTGTCCCCCGCCTGTGCGCCAGGCAAAGCGCGGCTAAAGCAGCTCCTCCGAGCTGGGGTTCTGCGCGGAACGCTCACCTACTCGCTGGTACAAGCCCGTGACAGAAGCGGCCGCGCGGGCCACCTCCGCACGCACCTCGGGCGGCGAGAGCACCTCCACCCGGTCGGAGAACTGCAGGAGTTGACGGGCTTCGCCGACCACGCCGAGGGACAGCCGGGCCGTCACCCACCCGCTCTCGCCGCCGTCCTCGGGGAGTTCGGCGAGATACGGGGCCATCAGCCGCAGAAACAGGTCGAGTCGGTCGCGGCGGACCCGGACGGTGACGTCGATACCGCCGGGGCGCTCCTCGACCCGGCGGCGCAACACCTCCCAGGCGTCGGCGAGTTCGACACCGGGCCGGCGCTTCACGGGATCGTCCAGAAGAGCCGCGGAGTGCACCCGGTCCGCCCGGAACAGCCGGGGCAGGCCGCGCCGGTCGGCGACCAGGTACCAGACGCCCGCCTTGGCGACGAGACCGTACGGGTCGACGGTGTACGTGCGGGTCTCCCGCTCCCCGCTGTGCCGGTAGCGCAGCCGCAGCCGCCGGTCGGCGAAGACCGCGTCCTGAAGGGTCGCCAGATCCACGGACCGCTGTGGTCCGCCCTTCCAGCGGGTGGCGTCGACCAGGATGCGGCGTGAGGTGGCCTCGGCGGCCGGGCGGTGCGGTGCGGGCAGCGCGGCCATCACCTTGCGCAGCGCCGAGCCGAGGGCGGAGTCCAGGCCGAGGGCCGCGTGGGCGCCCTGGGCGGCCAGGATGAACAGGGCGCGGGACTCGTCGGCGGTCAGACCGGTGACGTCCGTACGGAAGCCGGCGAGGAGTTCGACGCCGCCGTGTCGCCCGCGCTCGGCGTAGACCGGGACACCTGAGGTGGAGAGGGCCTCGATGTCCCGGTAGATGGTGCGGACGGAGACCTCCAGCCGGGCGGCGAGTTCGGAGGCGGTGACGCGGCCGCGGGTCTGGAGCAGGAGCAGGATCGACAGGAGACGGTCGGACTTCACCGGGACAGGATCTCGCGTGACCCGTCGCCGTGGCCGCACCCCTGGGTGGGTCAGGGCAGCCTGACCCTGGCCAGCTGACGCGACTGTGCCACCAACCGGTCCGCGCTGTCCCAGACCTCCGCGTCCTCCTCCAGGAAGCCGCCGGCGAGGTTGCGGGTGGTGATGGAGACGCGCAGCGGGCCCGGTGCCGGGCGGCAGCGGACGTGGACGGTGAGCTCCACCGTGGGCACCCAGCCGTTGATGCCGATCTCGAAGGCGGTGGGCGGGAGCGCGTCCACCGCGAGGAGCAGCGAGAAGGGGTCGGCGTCGCGGCCGTCGGCGAGCCCGAACCAGGACCGCATCTCGCCCTTGCCGGACGGGGCGCCGAGGGCCCAGCCCAGGGTCGAGGGGTCCAGCTTGAGCATCAGCCGGTCGGTGATGGCGGAGCTGCCCTCGACGGGGGCAGGGCCGTCCTCGGGGCCGAAGCACTGGTCCATCGGCGGGATCACCGGCGGCTTCGCCGTCGTACGGACGTCGTCGGGGAGGGAGTCGAGGTCGCCGTAGGAGGCGAGGACGCGGATGCGCTCGACCTCCTTGCCCGCCTCGTCGTACTGGAAGAGCGCGGCCTGGCCGGTGGAGAGGGTGCGGCCGGTGCGGACCACGTCCGTGCGGATCACTGCGGGTCCGGGCTGGGACGCGGTCAGGTAGTGCGCGGAGATCGTGAACGGGTCGGCGTGCGGCAGGGCGTCCGCGAGGGCGCGGCCCAGGACCGCCAGCAGGTAGCCGCCGTTGACGGCGCTGATGATCGTCCAGCCCGCGGAGAGGTCGATGTCGTAGACGCCGGGTGCGCGGCGGGTGACCGCGGTGTCCCGGTCGAACTCGCTGTCGCCGATGGTGGCACGCGTGGCGGAGGCTGCTTCTGGCATGCCTGAACGGTACAACAACTAACTACTAAGCGGTAGCTTTTCTCAGGTCACCGACAGGCCTGTCCAGGTGAGACCCGGGCAATTCTTCGGTAAGTGTCCGTACTCGTCCGTAAACCCCTGTCCCGGCATCCCCCTCTACAGGGACATGAGCCTCACCGGGACCGCGTTCCTCTACACGCTGATCGTGCTGTCCGTCGTCGCCCTCGTGCTGCCGCTCGCCCTGTGGTCGCGGCTGCGGGGCCCCCGGATCGCACGCGCCGCCGCCCGCGTACTGATGGTGCTGTTCGCCCAGGGCACGGCCGTCGGCCTCGTCTTCGCGGTGGTCAACAACCAGAACAACCTGTACGACAACTGGGCCGACCTGCTCGGCACCGGCAACCACGTCCAGCAGGCCGCGAACCTGGGCGCCGACGGCACCGGCGGCATCTCGCTGAAACGGTTGCCCAGGGTGGAGCAGCACTTCACGAAGGCCACCGGACCCGGCATGCACGGCGTACGGGTGACCCAGCTCAAGGGCCGGGTCTCGGGTGTGGACGCCGAGGTCTACGTCTGGCTGCCGCCGCAGTACGGCACACCCGCCTACCGGCACCACAAGTTCCCCGTGGTGGAACTGCTGTCGGGCTATCCGGGCTCGGCGAAGGCCTGGTTCGGGTCACTGCACGCGGTGAACCAGCTGCGGCCGCTGATGCGGGAGGGCCGGGTGGCGCCCTTCATCCTGGTCGCCCCGCGCATGAACCTGCTGGCCGGGGTGGACACCGGCTGCGCCAACATCACGGGCACGGTGAACGCCGACACCTGGCTCAGCGTCGACGTGCCGAAGATGGTCACCGACAACTTCCGCGCCCAGACCGGTCCCGCGGGCTGGGCGGTGGCCGGGTACTCGGCGGGCGGGCACTGCGCGACGAAGCTCGCCGTCGCCCACCCCGACCGCTACCGGGCCGCGGTCAGCATGTCGGGCTACAACGACCCGATCGGCGAACGCAATTCGCTGGCCGCCGAGACGCCCGCCCTGCGCCGCGCCAACAACCCCTACCTGCTGCTGCGCGAGGCCCGCACCCCACCCGCGATCGCGCTCTACCAGTCCGGCCAGCCGGGCGACGGCTACGAGGCGGCCACCGGTCTCGAACAGATCGCGAAGGCGCCGACCACCGTGCACGTCGTCTACGTCCCGAAGAGCGCGGGCGGCCACAACATGGCGTTGTGGCGGCCGCAGGTGGTCCCGGCGTTCCAGTGGCTGACCGAGGAGATGGGGCTGCTGCACGGCAAGGCGGGCACTACTCCTCACGCACGGTCGAGCGCCGGTTCCAGGCCCGCGGAGCTCGCCAGTGGAACCGCATCGCGAGCAGGCGCAGTACGAAAGCCGTGAGGGCCGCGAGCCCGCTGGTGAACGGGGAGAGCACGTCGTAACGGATGCACAGGGCGGCCATGGTGGCGCCGACGATCGCCGGGACCGCGTACAGGTCGCGGTCCCACCGCAGCAGCGAGGGCACCTCGTTGGCGAGCACGTCCCGCAGGACACCGCCGCCGACGGCGGTGGCGAGGCCGAGGGTGGCGGACTGGGTGAGGCCGAGCCCGTACTCGTAGGCCTTCGTCGTGCCGGCGACGCAGAACAGGCCGAGGCCGGCCGCGTCGAAGACGTTCACGCCGGCCTGGATGCGCTCCACGTGCGGGTGCAGGAAGAAGACCAGGAGGGCGGCGAGCAGCGGGGTGATGAAGTAGCCCAGGTCCGAGAAGGCGGCGGGCGGTACCGCGCCGATGATCAGGTCCCGGAACAGCCCTCCGCCCAGCGCGGTGACCTCGGCGAGGACGGCCATGCCGAAGACGTCGAAGTTCTTGCGGACGGCCAGCAGCGCGCCGGAGATGGCGAACACGAAGATGCCGACGAGGTCGAGCGTGTGCTGGACGGAGGGGCTGAACAGTTGCTGGAGCACACCGCATTCTTGCGCAGGGGCTTTTACAGGGCAGGTTTGCCCGTCGTGAAGAGCCAGGTGCGGAACAGGTCGTCGAGCTGCCGGCCGCTGACCTTCTCCGCGAGCCGGATGAAGTCGGCGGTGTCGGCGTTGCCGTACCGGTGGAGCTTGGTCCAGGCCGGCAGCAGCTTGAAGAACGCCTTGTCGCCGATCCGTTCGCGCAGCACCTGGAGGGTCATCGCGCCGCGCTGGTAGACCGCGGACGCGAACATCGTGTCGCGCTGCGGGTCGCCGACGGTGATCTGCCAGAACGGGTTGTCGGCGGGGCGGGCGTCGTAGCCGGCGAGGAAGGAGTCGTGGGCGCTGCGGGTGCCCTTGTGCTCGGCCCACAGCCACTGGGCGTAGGTGGCGAAGCCCTCGTTGAGCCAGATGTCCTTCCAGTGCGCGACGGAGACCGAGTCACCGAACCACTGGTGGGCGAGCTCGTGCACGATCGTGGTCTCGTTGCGCACCGCCGAGTACACCGGCTTCGACTGCACCTCCAGCGAGAACCCCGCCTGCGGCATGTCGTCGACGATCGCGCCGGTCTCCTCGAAGGGGTACGGCCCGAAGACCTGCGACCAGTAGTCGGTGGCCTCGGCGGTCACGCCGTACACGTCGACGTTGTTGCTGTTCTGCAGCACCGGGTCGATGGCGGTGTAGATGGGGATGCCGCCGGGGGTCTTCCCGGTGCGTACGTCGAACTTCCCGATGGTGGCGGTCGCGAGGTAGGTCGCCATCGGCTTCTTCTCGCGCCAGTGGGTGTACGTCGAACCACCCTTGTCGTACGTCGACACGAGCCGGCCGTTGGAGACCGCGGTCAGGCCCTTGGGGGTTCTGATGCGGATGTCGTAGGTGGCCTTGTCGGAGGGGTGGTCGCTGGACGGGAACCACGTCGAGGCGGCGTTGGGTTCACAGGCGACGAACACGCCGTCGGGGGTCTTCATCCAGCCGTAGTCGGAGCCGAAGACGATGGGGCCGCTGAGGGGTTCGGGGACGCCGCCATAGGTGACGGCGACCGTGAAGTCGTGGCCCTTGCGCAGGGATTGGCGCGGGCTGATGCGGATCTCGTCGCCGTCGCGGGTGAACTGGGCGCGTCTGCCGTTCACTTCGACTCTCGTGACCTCGAGCTTCTGGAGGTCCAGGTCGAAGGAGGAGAGGTTCCGGGTGGCGCGGGCGGTGAGTGTCGTACGGCCGTCCAGACGGTCGGTGTCCGGGTTGTACGCCACGTCGAGGGTGTAGTGGCGGGCGTCGAAGCCGCCGTTGCCGAGGTTCGGGAAGTAGGGGTCGCCGATGCCGGGGGCGCCGGGTTTCGGGCCCGGGGCGGCGGCGATGACAAAGAAGGAAGCCACCGCCGTGACGGTGGCTCCTAAGCGTGCCGAACGGGAGAGTTTCATGAGCCGTCCCTTTCGAGCGTGTACCGATCAGTCGGACACGGACGACTCTTCACTCTCCCGTTCGGGCATGTGCATGACTTTGCCAACTCGTCATGCGCTACTTGTCAGTTGGGTCCTGACGGTCGGCTTCCGGTTCCGTGGTCGCCTCGCCGGTCTGCAACGGTGCCGCGGGGGCGGTTCTGGCACCCGGGCCCGTCTTCGCAGCCGTGGCCTCGACGTCCGCCGCGGCCTCCGGCTCCGGCTTCTTCGCCGAGTCCGCCGTCTTCCCGGCAGCCTCGGCGTCGCCCCCCTGGGCGGGCTCCGCCTCCGCCGCCACCGCCGCCGACTCCGCGAGGACCTCCCCGGCGACCAGCCCGGCCGCCTCCTTGGCCACGGACAACAGAACCGTGTCCTGGGGAGCCTGGTCCGCGAAGTTCTCCGGGTGGTGGCAGGCCACGCGCTGGCCGGGACGCAGCTCGATCAGCTGGGGCTCGGTCGTGCTGCAGATCTCCGTGGCCTTCCAGCACCTGGTGTGGAAGCGGCAGCCCGAGGGCGGGGAGATCGGGGACGGGACGTCGCCGCGCAGCAGGATGCGCTCCGACTTGGCGCCGCGGCGCTTCGGGTCCGGCACCGGGACCGCCGACATCAGGGCCTTGGTGTACGGGTGCATCGGCGCCTCGTACAGCGAGGTGCGGTCGGCGAGTTCGACGATCTTGCCGAGGTACATCACCGCGATGCGGTCCGAGACATGCCGTACGACGGACAGGTCGTGCGCGATGATCACGTACGTGAGGCCGAGCTCCTCCTGGAGGTCGTCCATCAGGTTCACGACCTGCGCCTGGATCGACACGTCGAGGGCCGAGACCGGCTCGTCCGCCACGACCAGCTTGGGCTTCAGGGCCAGTGCGCGCGCGATGCCGATGCGCTGGCGCTGGCCGCCCGAGAACTCGTGCGGGTAGCGGTTGTAGTGCTCGGGGCTGAGGCCCACCAGCTCCAACAGACGCTGGACCTCCTTCTTCACCCCGCCCTCGGGCTCCACGCCCTGGAGCCGGAACGGCGCCGAGACGATGCCGCCGATGGTGTGCCGGGGGTTCAGGGAGCCGTACGGGTCCTGGAAGATCATCTGGATGTCCCGCCGCAGCGGACGCATCCCGGCCGCGTTCAGCCGCGTGATGTCCTGGCCCTCGAAGTGGATCGAACCGCCGGTCGGCTCCTGGAGGCGGGTGATGACCCGGCCCATGGTCGACTTGCCGCAGCCCGACTCGCC
Encoded proteins:
- a CDS encoding cysteine desulfurase family protein — its product is MAYLDHAATTPMLPEAVEALTAHLGATGNASSLHASGRKARRTVEESRETLAEALGARPSEIVFTSGGTEADNLAVKGLYWSRRDADPARTRVLASPVEHHAVLDAVHWLGEHEGATVEYLPVDTYGRVHPDALRAAIARDPDDVALATVMWANNEIGTVLPVRELADVTAEFGVPLHADAVQAFGQVPVDFAASGLAAMTVSGHKIGGPYGIGALVLGREWTPVPVLHGGGQERHVRSGTLDVPAIASFAVAGRLAAEQREWFELEIGALRDALVEAVRTAVPDAILGGDPAPGGRLPANAHFTFPGCEGDSLLLLLDAQGIECSTGSACTAGVAQPSHVLLATGTEPDLARGTLRFSLGHTSTEADIEAVAKAIGPAVERARAAGLT
- a CDS encoding DUF4190 domain-containing protein gives rise to the protein MQLTAQATSRTGARDADGMAVASFVLGLLGLLVLNVFLGPIAIVLASVALWRGTARRGRAYLGLGLGVADLLVLVAFMQFDSTVSWNL
- a CDS encoding TetR family transcriptional regulator, encoding MSHTLGIRQAQKQKTRQALLDAALALLEEQSLSSLGLREVTRAVGVAPTAFYRHFRSIADLGAALVEEALGSLHPMIRTTVSASDDHAQRIKRAIELIAGHVDAYPAHVRFIARERHGGVQPVREAIRDQLARFGQEVKEELAKDPVSEGWSEDDLLMLANLYVDQMLITASLFLEALEASPEERERVCQVAEHQMRLISIGREHWLD
- a CDS encoding helix-turn-helix transcriptional regulator, which codes for MKSDRLLSILLLLQTRGRVTASELAARLEVSVRTIYRDIEALSTSGVPVYAERGRHGGVELLAGFRTDVTGLTADESRALFILAAQGAHAALGLDSALGSALRKVMAALPAPHRPAAEATSRRILVDATRWKGGPQRSVDLATLQDAVFADRRLRLRYRHSGERETRTYTVDPYGLVAKAGVWYLVADRRGLPRLFRADRVHSAALLDDPVKRRPGVELADAWEVLRRRVEERPGGIDVTVRVRRDRLDLFLRLMAPYLAELPEDGGESGWVTARLSLGVVGEARQLLQFSDRVEVLSPPEVRAEVARAAASVTGLYQRVGERSAQNPSSEELL
- a CDS encoding thioesterase family protein, with amino-acid sequence MPEAASATRATIGDSEFDRDTAVTRRAPGVYDIDLSAGWTIISAVNGGYLLAVLGRALADALPHADPFTISAHYLTASQPGPAVIRTDVVRTGRTLSTGQAALFQYDEAGKEVERIRVLASYGDLDSLPDDVRTTAKPPVIPPMDQCFGPEDGPAPVEGSSAITDRLMLKLDPSTLGWALGAPSGKGEMRSWFGLADGRDADPFSLLLAVDALPPTAFEIGINGWVPTVELTVHVRCRPAPGPLRVSITTRNLAGGFLEEDAEVWDSADRLVAQSRQLARVRLP
- a CDS encoding alpha/beta hydrolase, whose amino-acid sequence is MSLTGTAFLYTLIVLSVVALVLPLALWSRLRGPRIARAAARVLMVLFAQGTAVGLVFAVVNNQNNLYDNWADLLGTGNHVQQAANLGADGTGGISLKRLPRVEQHFTKATGPGMHGVRVTQLKGRVSGVDAEVYVWLPPQYGTPAYRHHKFPVVELLSGYPGSAKAWFGSLHAVNQLRPLMREGRVAPFILVAPRMNLLAGVDTGCANITGTVNADTWLSVDVPKMVTDNFRAQTGPAGWAVAGYSAGGHCATKLAVAHPDRYRAAVSMSGYNDPIGERNSLAAETPALRRANNPYLLLREARTPPAIALYQSGQPGDGYEAATGLEQIAKAPTTVHVVYVPKSAGGHNMALWRPQVVPAFQWLTEEMGLLHGKAGTTPHARSSAGSRPAELASGTASRAGAVRKP
- a CDS encoding trimeric intracellular cation channel family protein, producing the protein MLQQLFSPSVQHTLDLVGIFVFAISGALLAVRKNFDVFGMAVLAEVTALGGGLFRDLIIGAVPPAAFSDLGYFITPLLAALLVFFLHPHVERIQAGVNVFDAAGLGLFCVAGTTKAYEYGLGLTQSATLGLATAVGGGVLRDVLANEVPSLLRWDRDLYAVPAIVGATMAALCIRYDVLSPFTSGLAALTAFVLRLLAMRFHWRAPRAWNRRSTVREE
- a CDS encoding M1 family metallopeptidase — translated: MKLSRSARLGATVTAVASFFVIAAAPGPKPGAPGIGDPYFPNLGNGGFDARHYTLDVAYNPDTDRLDGRTTLTARATRNLSSFDLDLQKLEVTRVEVNGRRAQFTRDGDEIRISPRQSLRKGHDFTVAVTYGGVPEPLSGPIVFGSDYGWMKTPDGVFVACEPNAASTWFPSSDHPSDKATYDIRIRTPKGLTAVSNGRLVSTYDKGGSTYTHWREKKPMATYLATATIGKFDVRTGKTPGGIPIYTAIDPVLQNSNNVDVYGVTAEATDYWSQVFGPYPFEETGAIVDDMPQAGFSLEVQSKPVYSAVRNETTIVHELAHQWFGDSVSVAHWKDIWLNEGFATYAQWLWAEHKGTRSAHDSFLAGYDARPADNPFWQITVGDPQRDTMFASAVYQRGAMTLQVLRERIGDKAFFKLLPAWTKLHRYGNADTADFIRLAEKVSGRQLDDLFRTWLFTTGKPAL
- a CDS encoding ABC transporter ATP-binding protein, whose protein sequence is MSETKKTDADVTAAPDEREILLKVEGLQKHFPIRKGVLQRQVGAVKAVDGIDFEVRKGETLGVVGESGCGKSTMGRVITRLQEPTGGSIHFEGQDITRLNAAGMRPLRRDIQMIFQDPYGSLNPRHTIGGIVSAPFRLQGVEPEGGVKKEVQRLLELVGLSPEHYNRYPHEFSGGQRQRIGIARALALKPKLVVADEPVSALDVSIQAQVVNLMDDLQEELGLTYVIIAHDLSVVRHVSDRIAVMYLGKIVELADRTSLYEAPMHPYTKALMSAVPVPDPKRRGAKSERILLRGDVPSPISPPSGCRFHTRCWKATEICSTTEPQLIELRPGQRVACHHPENFADQAPQDTVLLSVAKEAAGLVAGEVLAESAAVAAEAEPAQGGDAEAAGKTADSAKKPEPEAAADVEATAAKTGPGARTAPAAPLQTGEATTEPEADRQDPTDK